CTGGCAAAAACACCGCGACGGCAGCGTGCTGACGCCCATGGAGTCCCTGTTCGTCGGCATCGCCGAGCTGCATCCGGAATACCACCCGTTCCTGGAGGACCCGGACGCGATCGATCGGGATTTTTCGCCGGACGACGGCCAGATCAACCCTTTCCTGCACCTGTCGCTGCACCTGGCGGTCGAGGAGCAACTGTCCATCGACCAGCCGCCCGGTCTGAAGGCCGCCTTCGCCCAGCTGCAACTGCGCCTGGGCAACCGCCACGACGCTCTGCACGAAGTGCTCGAATGCCTGGGCGAGACCATCTGGCGCGCCCAGCGCGATCGCCAGCCGCCCGACGGCGCCGCCTATGTGCAGGCGGTGAGGAAACGCGCCGGACTCGCGTAGGGCTGACCGGCCTCCAGCCGGGTCCCGTCCGGCACGGGCCACGGACGTGAAACGGGGGCGAATCGCTCCGCCCCCGAATGCCGTCAGCCATCCACGGCAGCATGCTGCCGTGATCTTCGTCAGTGCTTGGTGTACAAGCCCTTCTGCGACGAGAAGTACGCCGCCAGATCTTCCATGTCCTGCTCGCTCAGGTTGGTCACCTGCCCGGCCATGATCGGATTCTTGCGATCACC
The nucleotide sequence above comes from Nitrogeniibacter mangrovi. Encoded proteins:
- a CDS encoding DUF1841 family protein, whose translation is MFDPSRDQARQFFLDAWQKHRDGSVLTPMESLFVGIAELHPEYHPFLEDPDAIDRDFSPDDGQINPFLHLSLHLAVEEQLSIDQPPGLKAAFAQLQLRLGNRHDALHEVLECLGETIWRAQRDRQPPDGAAYVQAVRKRAGLA